In Halobaculum magnesiiphilum, the following proteins share a genomic window:
- a CDS encoding MogA/MoaB family molybdenum cofactor biosynthesis protein, translating into MSDGHDHGDDDHGHEDGHHHDHGGHDHDDGHDHDAHSHDHDHDHHAHDVEQLGYAVVTVSSSRGHEDDAAGDAIESAVEGAGDEVVVREVIADDFDGVQGTVDRLVDRDDVDCVVTTGGTGVTPDDVTVEAVVPLFDKELPGFGELFRAMSREEIGTMVVGTRATAGVAGGVPVFCLPGSENAARLGSEEIIVEEAGHLAGLARRE; encoded by the coding sequence ATGAGCGACGGTCACGATCACGGAGACGACGACCACGGACACGAGGACGGTCACCATCACGACCACGGCGGCCACGATCACGACGACGGTCACGACCACGACGCCCACAGCCACGATCACGACCACGACCATCACGCCCACGACGTCGAACAGCTCGGATACGCGGTCGTCACGGTCTCCTCGTCGCGGGGACACGAGGACGACGCCGCGGGCGACGCCATCGAGTCGGCCGTCGAGGGCGCCGGCGACGAGGTCGTCGTCCGCGAGGTCATCGCCGACGACTTCGACGGTGTGCAGGGGACCGTCGACCGCCTCGTCGACCGCGACGACGTGGACTGCGTGGTGACGACAGGCGGGACGGGCGTCACCCCGGACGACGTGACCGTCGAGGCGGTGGTTCCGCTGTTCGACAAGGAGCTTCCGGGCTTCGGCGAACTGTTCCGCGCGATGAGCCGCGAGGAGATCGGCACGATGGTCGTGGGCACGCGCGCGACCGCCGGCGTCGCCGGCGGCGTCCCCGTGTTCTGTCTCCCCGGGAGCGAGAACGCCGCGCGGCTCGGGAGCGAGGAGATCATCGTCGAGGAGGCGGGGCATCTCGCGGGGTTAGCGAGACGCGAGTGA
- a CDS encoding helix-turn-helix transcriptional regulator → MNNDVRARREEHGLSQAGLAEAVGVTRQTINSIERGRYDPSLELAFALADFFECRIEDLFHPDGADAT, encoded by the coding sequence ATGAACAACGACGTACGCGCCCGGCGCGAGGAGCACGGGCTGAGCCAGGCGGGCCTGGCCGAGGCGGTCGGCGTCACCCGCCAGACGATCAACAGCATCGAACGCGGGCGCTACGACCCGTCGCTGGAGCTCGCGTTCGCGCTCGCGGACTTCTTCGAGTGCCGGATCGAGGACCTGTTCCACCCGGACGGCGCCGACGCGACGTGA
- a CDS encoding DUF2178 domain-containing protein — MTGTEVGSQSGSGGTPTVSTRRRYRRLLFGSVGVGVIANVALRLLSYPVAAEAAYWVGILGFLAVWQFSPVTLFDERDAELERRASTVTLVVAAVVLVLGASGARTLSALNLYDAPPFLSGVLYGYVGLFVVFAVAYGWMSRTR, encoded by the coding sequence ATGACCGGGACCGAGGTCGGCTCCCAGAGCGGCTCGGGAGGGACCCCGACCGTCTCCACCCGGCGGCGCTACCGTCGGCTGCTGTTCGGTTCGGTCGGCGTCGGGGTGATCGCGAACGTCGCGCTCAGGCTCCTCTCGTACCCCGTCGCGGCCGAGGCGGCCTACTGGGTCGGGATCCTCGGCTTCCTCGCGGTGTGGCAGTTCAGCCCCGTGACGCTGTTCGACGAACGCGACGCCGAACTGGAGCGCCGAGCGAGCACGGTCACGCTGGTCGTGGCCGCGGTCGTCCTCGTCCTCGGCGCCTCCGGCGCGCGAACGTTGAGCGCGCTGAACCTCTACGACGCGCCGCCGTTCCTCAGCGGCGTGCTGTACGGCTACGTCGGGTTGTTCGTCGTGTTCGCGGTCGCCTACGGGTGGATGAGCAGGACACGATGA
- a CDS encoding molybdopterin biosynthesis protein gives MSDRREFRDLANPEKAHEAIASLDLAPEPETVPLDEARGRVLAERIDAELDVPGFDRASMDGYAVRARDTFGADEMDPATLDLVGAVHAGAEPDVTVEPGTCAEISTGAVLPDGADAVVMVERTTEVTGEDESGADADVVSVEIRTSVAPGDHVMFAGADIAAGGRALGPGTEITPREIGLLSALGLDEVPVRGRPTVGIVSTGDELVRPGEELHSERGQIYDVNSYTIAAGVEEAGGEAVLYPHAGDDYDEMERLLVEASEECDLVLSSGSTSASAVDVIYRVIEDRGDLLLHGVAVKPGKPMLIGRVGDSAYVGLPGYPVSALTIFRTFVARAVREAAGKPEPRTATVTGRMARQERYSEGRMRLMPAGLVHDAAGDTLVYPVDKGSGATTSLVEADGVVVVDPDTEYLAAGEDVEVQLFSPDVRAPTLFVVGEDDPALSRLLDRVDRPRHLAVGSREGLRRLRDGVPDAAVVAGEPGRDPVAAPDPTADDEPVPTEVVGEWTREWGLIVPAGNPDDVTGLADLVDRDLRFVNRDSNSGLRITLANALADLAADRGTTRREATEAVDGFDRAVRAHESPARRVLAGDADAGLGLRATAERLDTGFVPLGTEPVRVHANPARVDKAGVRQLREAVADGDDVFESLAGYDH, from the coding sequence ATGAGCGACCGCCGGGAGTTCCGCGACCTGGCGAACCCGGAGAAGGCCCACGAGGCGATCGCGTCGCTCGATCTGGCGCCCGAACCGGAGACGGTGCCGCTGGACGAGGCGCGGGGGCGGGTGCTCGCCGAGCGGATCGACGCCGAGCTGGACGTGCCCGGCTTCGACCGCGCCTCGATGGACGGCTACGCGGTCCGCGCGCGCGACACGTTCGGCGCCGACGAGATGGACCCGGCCACGCTCGACCTGGTCGGCGCGGTCCACGCCGGCGCCGAACCCGACGTGACCGTCGAGCCGGGAACCTGCGCGGAGATCTCCACGGGCGCGGTGCTGCCCGACGGCGCCGACGCGGTGGTGATGGTCGAGCGGACCACCGAGGTCACGGGCGAGGACGAGAGCGGCGCCGACGCGGACGTGGTGTCCGTCGAGATCCGGACCTCCGTCGCCCCCGGCGACCACGTGATGTTCGCGGGCGCCGACATCGCCGCCGGCGGCCGCGCGCTCGGTCCCGGAACCGAGATCACCCCCCGCGAGATCGGGTTGCTGTCGGCGCTGGGCCTCGACGAGGTACCCGTTCGCGGCCGTCCGACGGTCGGGATCGTCTCCACCGGCGACGAACTCGTCCGACCCGGGGAAGAACTCCACAGCGAGCGCGGGCAGATCTACGACGTGAACAGCTACACCATCGCCGCGGGCGTCGAGGAGGCCGGCGGCGAGGCCGTCCTCTACCCCCACGCCGGCGACGACTACGACGAGATGGAGCGCCTGCTCGTGGAGGCCAGCGAGGAGTGCGACCTGGTGCTCTCGTCGGGGTCCACCTCGGCGTCGGCCGTCGACGTGATCTACCGCGTCATCGAGGATCGCGGCGACCTCCTCCTGCACGGCGTCGCGGTCAAGCCGGGCAAGCCGATGCTGATCGGGCGCGTCGGCGACTCCGCGTATGTCGGCCTCCCGGGCTACCCCGTCTCGGCGCTGACGATCTTCCGCACGTTCGTCGCGCGGGCGGTGCGCGAGGCCGCCGGGAAACCGGAGCCGCGGACCGCCACCGTGACCGGTCGGATGGCCCGGCAGGAGCGCTACTCGGAGGGCCGGATGCGGCTCATGCCCGCGGGGCTCGTCCACGACGCCGCCGGCGACACCCTCGTCTACCCCGTCGACAAAGGGTCGGGCGCGACGACGAGCCTGGTCGAGGCCGACGGCGTGGTCGTCGTCGACCCGGACACCGAGTACCTCGCCGCGGGCGAGGACGTCGAGGTGCAGCTGTTCTCGCCGGACGTGCGCGCGCCGACACTGTTCGTCGTCGGCGAGGACGACCCCGCCCTCTCCCGGCTGCTCGACCGGGTCGACCGCCCGCGGCACCTCGCGGTCGGTTCCCGTGAGGGACTGCGCCGCCTCCGCGACGGCGTCCCCGACGCCGCCGTCGTCGCCGGCGAGCCCGGACGCGATCCGGTCGCCGCGCCGGATCCGACCGCCGACGACGAGCCGGTCCCGACGGAGGTCGTCGGGGAGTGGACCCGCGAGTGGGGGCTGATCGTCCCCGCCGGCAACCCCGACGACGTGACCGGACTGGCGGACCTGGTCGACCGCGACCTCCGGTTCGTCAACCGCGACTCGAACTCGGGGCTGCGGATCACCCTGGCGAACGCGCTCGCGGACCTGGCGGCGGACCGGGGAACGACCCGCCGGGAGGCGACCGAGGCGGTCGACGGCTTCGACCGCGCCGTCAGGGCCCACGAGTCGCCCGCGCGGCGCGTGCTCGCGGGCGACGCGGACGCGGGACTCGGGCTACGGGCGACGGCCGAGCGGCTCGACACCGGGTTCGTTCCGCTTGGAACCGAGCCGGTTCGCGTCCACGCGAACCCCGCCCGCGTCGACAAGGCGGGCGTGCGGCAGTTACGCGAGGCGGTCGCCGACGGCGACGACGTGTTCGAGTCGCTGGCGGGGTACGATCACTGA
- a CDS encoding molybdopterin molybdotransferase MoeA gives MSHDRTHSGFKDRTRVADARERLLAAAAPHGRTETVPLTAADGRAVADATTAPTPVPGYDRAAMDGWAVRAEDTFGASARSPAVLFTEDDEVAPEGAVRVHTGSELPPGADAVVKIEEAERVPRSGTAGSSGEGTDPRDEIGEEVEVFDAVAEGENVGPTGEDVAEGQTLYEPPHRLRPSDLGLLKSVGIDEVEVAERPRVSVIPTGEELVQADPDPGEVIETNGLTVSRLAERWGGDATYRDIVTDDEDALRGAVERDLDHDVVVTTGGSSVGERDLIPEVVDEIGEVLVHGVALKPGHPVALGVVEGTPVIMLPGYPVACIVNAVQFLRPVIREIGSLPHDSHPTQRATLSRKVSSEPGVRTFARVTLDPIDGRGADTDGAGDAARDGDGPAFEATPTRASGSGMLSSVALADGWVVVPESREGLDAGEAVDVELWEVSE, from the coding sequence ATGAGTCACGACCGCACACACTCCGGGTTCAAAGACCGAACCCGGGTCGCAGACGCGCGCGAGCGCCTCCTCGCGGCCGCCGCCCCGCACGGCCGCACCGAGACGGTCCCGCTGACGGCGGCCGACGGCCGCGCCGTCGCCGACGCGACGACCGCACCGACGCCGGTGCCGGGGTACGACCGCGCCGCGATGGACGGGTGGGCCGTCCGCGCCGAGGACACCTTCGGCGCCTCCGCCAGATCGCCGGCCGTCCTGTTCACAGAGGACGACGAGGTCGCCCCCGAGGGAGCCGTCCGCGTCCACACCGGGAGCGAGCTGCCGCCCGGCGCGGACGCGGTGGTCAAGATCGAGGAGGCCGAGCGCGTGCCGCGCAGCGGCACGGCCGGGTCGAGCGGGGAGGGAACCGACCCGCGAGACGAGATCGGCGAGGAGGTCGAGGTGTTCGACGCCGTCGCCGAGGGCGAGAACGTCGGCCCGACCGGCGAGGACGTTGCCGAGGGACAGACGCTGTACGAGCCGCCCCACCGGCTGCGACCGTCCGATCTGGGGCTCCTGAAGTCCGTCGGGATCGACGAGGTCGAGGTCGCTGAACGTCCTCGGGTGTCGGTGATCCCGACCGGCGAGGAGCTCGTGCAGGCCGATCCGGACCCCGGCGAGGTCATCGAGACGAACGGCCTGACCGTCTCGCGACTCGCCGAGCGCTGGGGCGGCGACGCCACCTACCGCGACATCGTCACCGACGACGAGGACGCCCTTCGCGGGGCGGTCGAGCGCGACCTCGACCACGACGTGGTCGTCACAACCGGCGGATCCTCCGTGGGCGAGCGCGACCTGATCCCCGAGGTGGTCGACGAGATCGGCGAGGTGCTGGTCCACGGCGTCGCGCTCAAGCCGGGCCACCCCGTCGCGCTGGGCGTGGTCGAGGGGACGCCGGTGATCATGCTGCCCGGCTACCCGGTCGCGTGCATCGTCAACGCCGTGCAGTTCCTCCGCCCCGTGATCCGCGAGATCGGCTCGCTCCCCCACGACTCGCACCCGACGCAGCGGGCGACCCTCTCCCGGAAGGTGTCCTCCGAGCCCGGGGTGCGCACGTTCGCGCGGGTGACGCTGGACCCGATCGACGGGCGCGGCGCCGACACCGACGGGGCGGGCGACGCCGCCCGCGACGGCGACGGCCCCGCGTTCGAGGCGACGCCGACGCGCGCATCCGGGTCGGGGATGCTCTCGTCGGTCGCGCTGGCGGACGGCTGGGTCGTCGTCCCCGAGTCCCGGGAGGGACTCGACGCCGGCGAGGCCGTCGACGTGGAGCTGTGGGAGGTGAGCGAATGA
- a CDS encoding helix-turn-helix transcriptional regulator: MTTGDATEIAGVLAKRREVLAALCDGPVRKRTLVERLDVPRTTLDRGVRELVDAGLAEDADGGVRATAVGTNALDAHDRYRARLDGLARGEPLFDSLPDDTPLDGRFLAGAAVSQPDPCVPDGVVERLFESVRGADAVYGVAPAALTGHLDTFDDEATAGGAVPRMVVTPAVLDHLIEIRGERFAANLRDGTFEFFCDSVEITFGLWIAAHDDGDDEAGVVVYTDTGVGGVAVNDDPAAVDWARERFERARDGAERVTPETVRNGRDGVAANVEGAE; the protein is encoded by the coding sequence ATGACGACCGGCGACGCGACGGAGATCGCGGGGGTGCTCGCGAAGCGGCGCGAGGTCCTCGCGGCGCTGTGCGACGGGCCCGTGCGAAAGCGGACCCTCGTCGAACGGCTCGACGTGCCGCGGACGACGCTCGATCGCGGCGTCCGGGAGCTGGTCGACGCCGGGCTCGCCGAGGACGCCGACGGCGGCGTCCGCGCGACCGCCGTGGGGACGAACGCGCTCGACGCCCACGACCGGTACCGCGCGCGCCTCGACGGGCTCGCGCGCGGCGAACCGCTGTTCGATTCGCTGCCCGATGACACGCCGCTGGACGGGCGCTTCCTCGCCGGTGCTGCGGTCAGCCAGCCGGACCCGTGCGTCCCCGACGGCGTCGTCGAACGGCTCTTCGAGTCGGTCCGGGGCGCGGACGCGGTGTACGGCGTCGCCCCCGCGGCGCTGACGGGGCACCTCGACACCTTCGACGACGAGGCGACCGCCGGCGGCGCGGTGCCGCGGATGGTCGTCACGCCCGCCGTGTTGGATCACCTGATCGAGATCCGCGGGGAGCGGTTCGCGGCGAACCTGCGCGACGGCACGTTCGAGTTCTTCTGCGATTCGGTGGAGATCACCTTCGGGCTCTGGATCGCCGCGCACGACGACGGCGACGACGAGGCCGGCGTCGTCGTCTACACCGATACCGGCGTCGGCGGCGTCGCGGTCAACGACGATCCGGCGGCCGTTGACTGGGCCCGCGAGCGATTCGAGCGCGCTCGGGACGGCGCCGAGCGGGTGACGCCCGAGACGGTTCGAAACGGCCGAGACGGCGTGGCGGCCAACGTCGAAGGCGCCGAGTGA
- the cmk gene encoding (d)CMP kinase → MLLTVSGPPGSGKSTTAAALAEAFDLEHVSGGDIFRELAAERDMTPVEFNELAEDDDQIDRDLDRRLRTIAVEREDVLLESRLAGWLAGDHADLRIWLDAPLDVRCERIVDREDKPLEQVIEETRRRESSEAKRYREYYNIDIDDLSIYDLVYNTARWSPEGMLGMLTTAIDSYDPDTDEGKISVEGVDYDF, encoded by the coding sequence ATGTTGCTAACGGTCTCCGGCCCGCCGGGAAGCGGGAAGAGCACCACCGCCGCCGCGCTCGCGGAGGCGTTCGACCTCGAACACGTCTCCGGGGGCGACATCTTCCGCGAACTCGCCGCCGAGCGCGACATGACGCCCGTCGAGTTCAACGAGCTCGCCGAGGACGACGACCAGATCGACCGCGACCTCGACCGCCGACTGCGCACCATCGCCGTCGAGCGCGAGGACGTGCTGTTGGAGTCGCGCCTCGCCGGCTGGCTCGCCGGCGATCACGCGGATCTGCGCATCTGGCTCGACGCGCCGTTGGACGTCCGCTGTGAGCGGATCGTCGACCGCGAGGACAAGCCGCTGGAACAGGTGATCGAGGAGACGCGCCGCCGCGAGAGCAGCGAGGCGAAACGCTACCGCGAGTACTACAACATCGACATCGACGACCTGAGCATCTACGACCTCGTGTACAACACGGCCCGCTGGTCGCCCGAGGGCATGCTCGGGATGCTCACCACGGCGATCGACTCCTACGACCCCGACACCGACGAGGGGAAGATCTCCGTCGAGGGCGTCGACTACGACTTCTGA
- a CDS encoding zinc-binding dehydrogenase, whose translation MKAVQFSEHGDRDVIEYGDFPDPEPGRGEVLVDVKAGALNHLDIWTRKGLPGIDLEMPHIPGSDAAGVVTEVGEGVTRFEEGDHVAVSAGVSCGECEFCRDGEESQCVRFSIIGEHQRGVHSELAAVPQDNLVHVPDHVDWEVAGSASLVFQTAWRMLLTQGELAPGEKILVLGASGGVGHAAVQIADYVGAEVYATASTEEKLGYAEELGAEHVINYEEDDFAAEIRELTGRRGVDMVVDHIGAATWHDSLKSLAKGGRVVTCGATTGGRPETDINRIFWNQLKVIGSTMATPGEVDDVLELVWDGTFEPRIRETLPMSEAARAHELIEDREGFGKVVVRPDSEL comes from the coding sequence ATGAAGGCAGTCCAGTTCTCGGAGCACGGCGACCGCGACGTGATCGAGTACGGCGACTTCCCGGACCCCGAGCCGGGCCGGGGGGAGGTGCTCGTCGACGTGAAGGCCGGCGCGCTCAACCACCTCGACATCTGGACCCGAAAGGGGCTCCCGGGGATCGACCTGGAGATGCCGCACATCCCCGGCTCCGACGCGGCGGGCGTCGTGACGGAGGTCGGCGAGGGCGTCACCCGCTTCGAGGAGGGCGACCACGTGGCCGTCTCCGCGGGCGTCTCCTGCGGGGAGTGTGAGTTCTGCCGCGACGGCGAGGAGTCCCAGTGCGTCCGCTTCTCGATCATCGGCGAGCACCAGCGCGGCGTTCACTCGGAGCTGGCGGCCGTCCCGCAGGACAACCTCGTCCACGTCCCGGACCACGTCGACTGGGAGGTCGCGGGCTCCGCCTCGCTCGTGTTCCAGACGGCCTGGCGGATGCTGCTGACGCAGGGCGAGCTCGCGCCCGGCGAGAAGATCCTCGTGCTCGGCGCCTCCGGCGGCGTCGGCCACGCGGCGGTGCAGATCGCCGACTACGTCGGCGCGGAGGTGTACGCGACCGCCTCGACCGAGGAGAAGCTCGGATACGCCGAGGAGCTGGGCGCGGAGCACGTCATCAACTACGAGGAGGACGACTTCGCGGCCGAGATCCGCGAGCTGACGGGTCGCCGCGGCGTCGACATGGTCGTCGACCACATCGGCGCGGCGACGTGGCACGACTCCCTGAAGAGCCTCGCGAAGGGCGGGCGCGTCGTCACCTGCGGGGCGACCACCGGCGGGCGCCCCGAGACCGACATCAACCGGATCTTCTGGAACCAGCTGAAGGTGATCGGCTCGACGATGGCGACGCCGGGCGAGGTCGACGACGTGCTCGAACTCGTGTGGGACGGCACCTTCGAGCCGCGGATCCGCGAGACGCTGCCGATGAGCGAGGCCGCCCGGGCGCACGAGTTGATCGAGGACCGAGAGGGCTTTGGCAAGGTGGTGGTAAGGCCCGACAGTGAGCTCTGA
- a CDS encoding Hsp20/alpha crystallin family protein translates to MSKLREALRDLPEPVFADLLESDDAYLLVIDLPGASAETTDVTLERGRLHVEARREKSPDREFSYVEEDRPLFLDAEIPLPPDATHEGSEAEMERGVLSVRLPKRAAAPEHDIAVTDA, encoded by the coding sequence ATGTCGAAGCTACGCGAGGCGCTCCGGGACCTTCCCGAGCCGGTGTTCGCCGATCTGTTGGAGAGCGACGACGCGTACCTCCTCGTGATCGACCTGCCCGGCGCCAGCGCCGAGACGACCGACGTGACCCTCGAACGCGGTCGCCTCCACGTCGAGGCCCGCCGCGAGAAGTCGCCCGACCGCGAGTTCAGCTACGTCGAGGAGGACCGCCCGCTGTTCCTCGACGCCGAGATCCCGCTGCCGCCGGACGCGACCCACGAGGGGAGCGAGGCGGAGATGGAGCGGGGCGTGCTGTCGGTTCGGCTCCCCAAGCGGGCCGCCGCCCCCGAACACGATATCGCCGTCACGGACGCGTAA
- a CDS encoding RNA-guided pseudouridylation complex pseudouridine synthase subunit Cbf5, whose product MRPAPETRTVDDLADFGVVNLDKPAGPSAHQVAGWVRDVLGVDRAAHSGTLDPKVTGCLPTLTGDATRMAQVFLEGAKEYVAVLELHGTAPTDLDRVVDEFEGEVYQKPPRKSAVKRKLRTREVYDLDVLDRTERQVLLRVRCESGTYIRKLCHDIGLALGTGGHMGHLRRTATDPFDDRDLHTLHDLVDGVAFADGRDTPDGEPDESLLRDVLRPGEEALTGLPSLTIADSAAREVANGAPVYAPGVLASGEVGDGAPAAGDLLACYTPNGSAVCLGTLVGDPDADAGEVVELERVLV is encoded by the coding sequence ATGCGCCCGGCGCCCGAGACGCGAACGGTCGACGATCTCGCCGACTTCGGCGTCGTCAACCTCGACAAGCCCGCGGGCCCGTCGGCCCACCAGGTCGCCGGCTGGGTCCGCGACGTGCTCGGCGTCGACCGCGCGGCCCACTCGGGCACGCTCGACCCGAAGGTGACGGGCTGCCTGCCGACGCTGACCGGTGACGCGACGCGGATGGCGCAGGTGTTCCTCGAGGGGGCCAAGGAGTACGTCGCCGTGTTGGAACTCCACGGCACGGCCCCGACCGACCTCGACCGCGTCGTCGACGAGTTCGAGGGCGAGGTGTATCAGAAACCGCCGCGTAAGTCCGCCGTCAAGCGAAAACTCCGGACCCGCGAGGTGTACGATCTCGACGTGCTCGACCGGACGGAACGGCAGGTGCTCCTCCGAGTTCGCTGTGAGTCGGGGACCTACATCCGGAAGCTGTGTCACGACATCGGCCTCGCGCTCGGCACCGGCGGCCACATGGGCCACCTCCGACGCACCGCGACCGACCCCTTCGACGACCGCGACCTCCACACCCTGCACGACCTCGTCGACGGCGTCGCGTTCGCGGACGGCCGGGACACCCCGGACGGGGAGCCGGACGAATCGCTGCTTCGGGACGTGCTCCGACCTGGCGAGGAGGCGCTGACGGGGCTTCCGTCGCTGACGATCGCCGATTCCGCGGCCCGCGAGGTCGCCAACGGCGCCCCAGTCTACGCACCGGGGGTCCTCGCGAGCGGCGAGGTCGGCGACGGCGCACCCGCGGCGGGCGACCTGCTCGCGTGCTACACGCCGAACGGCTCTGCCGTCTGTCTCGGGACGCTCGTCGGCGACCCGGACGCCGACGCCGGCGAGGTCGTCGAGTTGGAGCGCGTGCTGGTCTGA
- a CDS encoding alpha/beta fold hydrolase translates to MPSSLSAAADPESLPSDVPGESTFVEANGRTFHVVEAGPEGGELVLLLHGFPEFWYGWRDQIRPLVNEGYRVVVPDQRGYNRSERPGRVRDYRIEALSADVTGLIDAYDRETAAVVGHDWGGIVGWWTALHSPDRLSSFVAVNAPHPTVIRRTLSGDPAQLLRSSYALFFQLPKVPEALTRAANWRLPVRMMRASSMPGTFSTADFDRYRAAWGREGAFTAMLNWYRAAARRRPTPETDEVAVPTRLIWGVHDQFLKHRMAYDSLDYCADGRITTVHEATHWVQHEQPVKVADAIREELS, encoded by the coding sequence ATGCCATCCTCGCTCAGCGCGGCCGCCGATCCGGAGTCGCTCCCGTCGGACGTTCCGGGCGAGTCGACGTTCGTCGAGGCGAACGGGCGGACGTTCCACGTCGTCGAAGCCGGCCCCGAGGGCGGCGAGTTGGTCCTCCTGCTCCACGGGTTCCCGGAGTTCTGGTACGGCTGGCGCGACCAGATCCGCCCGCTCGTCAACGAGGGGTATCGCGTCGTCGTCCCGGACCAGCGCGGGTACAACCGCAGCGAGCGGCCCGGCCGCGTCCGCGACTACCGGATCGAGGCCCTGTCGGCGGACGTGACGGGCCTGATCGACGCGTACGACCGCGAGACGGCCGCCGTCGTCGGCCACGACTGGGGCGGCATCGTCGGCTGGTGGACCGCGCTTCACTCCCCCGACCGGCTGTCGTCGTTCGTCGCCGTCAACGCGCCCCACCCGACCGTGATCCGGCGGACGCTCTCGGGAGACCCCGCCCAGCTCCTCCGGTCGAGCTACGCGCTGTTCTTCCAGCTGCCGAAGGTGCCCGAGGCGCTGACGCGGGCGGCGAACTGGCGCCTCCCGGTGCGGATGATGCGCGCGTCGTCGATGCCGGGCACGTTCTCGACGGCGGACTTCGACCGCTACCGCGCGGCGTGGGGCCGCGAGGGCGCGTTCACCGCGATGTTGAACTGGTATCGCGCGGCCGCCCGGCGACGGCCGACGCCCGAGACCGACGAGGTCGCGGTGCCGACGCGGCTGATCTGGGGCGTCCACGATCAGTTCCTCAAGCATCGCATGGCGTACGACTCCCTCGACTACTGCGCCGACGGCCGGATCACGACCGTCCACGAGGCGACCCACTGGGTCCAACACGAACAGCCGGTGAAGGTCGCCGACGCGATCCGCGAGGAGCTCTCCTAA
- a CDS encoding succinylglutamate desuccinylase/aspartoacylase family protein, with protein sequence MDEPLTVGTATAAPGERADGWIHATGLPTGGSERLPVTVINGADAGPVLWVTGGVHGDEATGVAVAQDVAAAFSETVGDGTGDGNGVGPRDEDATLAGAVVVVPVVNPAGLRRNERTSYYGGDDPNRYFPDTEREDSRPPETQERIDSRLFDALAESADLLVDCHTAQVGSMPFTIRDRVLYGEERTEAEAEDLAEDLDRLATALGLPILTEYPAEEYVEQSLQRSTAGAALNTAGVPAVTAELGGHSVVEEDARRAGVAGIVAAAVEFGLLDSVPAGVAEAGAGVPNSPIEYPVRRFVGPRVEEAGLVRHRVAVGEAVEAGDAVAEVVTPHGEVVESVESEHDGYVIGRAEGVAVYEGNPVASMAVRDDGDLVVPRDRDDAEE encoded by the coding sequence ATGGACGAGCCACTCACCGTCGGCACTGCGACGGCGGCACCCGGCGAGCGCGCGGACGGCTGGATCCACGCGACCGGACTCCCGACCGGCGGGAGCGAACGACTTCCAGTCACCGTGATCAACGGCGCCGACGCGGGACCGGTGCTGTGGGTCACGGGCGGCGTCCACGGCGACGAGGCCACCGGCGTCGCCGTCGCACAGGACGTCGCCGCGGCGTTCTCTGAGACGGTCGGAGACGGAACCGGGGACGGAAACGGAGTCGGGCCCCGGGACGAGGACGCGACTCTCGCAGGCGCCGTCGTTGTCGTCCCCGTCGTCAACCCCGCGGGCCTCCGACGCAACGAGCGCACCTCCTACTACGGCGGCGACGACCCGAACCGCTACTTCCCCGACACCGAGCGCGAGGACTCGCGCCCGCCCGAGACACAGGAGCGCATCGACAGCCGGCTGTTCGACGCCCTCGCCGAGTCGGCGGACCTGCTCGTCGATTGCCACACCGCACAGGTCGGGTCGATGCCGTTCACGATCAGGGACCGGGTGCTGTACGGCGAGGAGCGCACCGAGGCGGAGGCCGAGGACCTCGCCGAGGACCTGGATCGCCTCGCGACGGCGCTCGGGCTCCCGATCCTCACCGAGTACCCCGCCGAGGAGTACGTCGAGCAGTCGCTCCAGCGCTCGACGGCCGGCGCGGCGCTCAACACGGCCGGAGTTCCGGCCGTGACGGCGGAACTGGGCGGCCACAGCGTCGTCGAGGAGGACGCCAGGCGGGCCGGTGTCGCCGGAATCGTCGCCGCGGCGGTCGAGTTCGGACTGCTCGACTCCGTACCCGCGGGCGTTGCCGAGGCGGGTGCGGGCGTGCCGAACTCGCCGATCGAGTACCCGGTGCGGCGGTTCGTCGGCCCGCGCGTCGAGGAGGCGGGACTGGTCCGACACCGCGTCGCCGTCGGCGAGGCGGTCGAAGCGGGCGACGCCGTCGCCGAGGTGGTGACCCCCCACGGCGAGGTGGTCGAGAGCGTCGAGAGCGAGCACGACGGCTACGTGATCGGTCGTGCCGAGGGGGTCGCGGTCTACGAGGGGAACCCGGTCGCGAGCATGGCCGTCCGCGACGACGGGGACCTGGTGGTTCCGAGGGATCGGGACGATGCGGAGGAGTGA